CAGAGTCTTACAAAACATTATCATATGTTAAACAGTTAGCTTACTCATCCAACAAATAGGTTCAGCCTGTAGAAGACATTAAGGAATACTATGGCATTGACAATATCGATTTATTAGGAACAACCCAAGCTGACGGCGGATCATTAATAGGTGAAAAACAATACATCGGTTTCGATTTAAGAAACGCTCCATTAACCGTTCTATACTCCAAAAGTTCAGGAACTACCGTTGCACCAATTACATCTGATGAAAACATTGCAGATTTCTATCCAATCATTGAAATCATGAGAAAAGGCATTTACGATGAGTTACCTCAATATACAAAATTGTTCATCCAAAGTAAAGTCGGAATATTATTAAATAAACCTGGACTTGCTTTGAAAGGTACTTGCAGACCATAGGAGGAAATGTTAATGTTAACCAAAGGAAATGATTCTAAAGTACAAAATGAAGTAATGGCACAGATTGTTGCAGACACTTCAGCAAAATGGATGAAATTCACCAGATTGCTTCCAAAGCAAGAAATTGAAGAAAATAGTCAGTATTACACTTACATGTCTCAAAGAGTCAATATCGAGGAAGCTATTCAATCTGGCGTGCTTGGTGAGGCCAAAGATATTGCTCCTGGCGCAACCCTTCAGGAATTAAACATCAGAAAACCAATCAGTGAAACTATCTCCATTGATACTATTGGTGGGGTATTGAATGTTTCTGCTCAAATGTTGGATTCTAATTTAATCTCCGTTAATGACATGTTACAGGACGTGGGAATTCTTATAGGCAGAAGCATTGAAAGGGCAGCTATTGACATGATAATGAATTCATCCAAAGTAGCTACCTATGACTTTGAATCTGGTGATGATACTGGTATGACCATACTTAAAGCTCAGGAAAAATTCAAAGAATCAGCAGGAAGCTTTACCAACTTAAACTCAATGGCTGTTAGTTATAAATCATTAACAACCTTGAAATCAGATATATTCTCAAGCAACAGACAAGTCGAACCGGTAGAATTAATCAAAAGCTATTACGTTGTAGACAACATTGATATCTTAGGTACTGCTGTCTGTGATGGTGGTTCTGAAATGGGTGACAAAACTTACATCGGTATGAACTACATCAATCCTGGAATGAAATTGTTATACTCAAGGACTACAGGAACAACTGTTGCTCCTTTAGGACCTGACGGCGAGATGTATGATTTCTATCCATTGATTGAATTCATGAGAAAAGACATTCGTGATGGATTGCCAATGTACACAAAGCTATTCATACTTTCAAGCGTATGGGTGTTAATGAACGCACCAAATAGGATTATTAAAGGTGAATTTAGAGCATAGAACCATAATTTAATCTCCTAAATATTTGACCCTTTCGTAAGGAGAGCGTGTAGGGATTAAAGAATATTAAATCTCTAAAAGGATTGGTAGTGAAGTTTTACAATTGCTTTTTCTTCACTAACATCTTCTGCTAAGAGTTTAATAACTCTAAATTCCTTAACAAGCTGGGATTGACCCTCTCCCAACTTCAACTATTTATTTAAGAAATGGCCATATTATATAAATGAGGCTATAAAATGAAATTAATTCTAGATAATGAAAATTCACATTCAACAACAATAACAGTTAAAAGAAAAGAAATAACATTACTGTTAATAGAATCCAGTATCTTAATTGATTCATCACAAATAGCTAAGCTGTTCGACAAGAAAGAAAAGACAGTAGCTACTAAAGTGTAGAAATCCAAATTAGAAAAATACGAAACAGAAAACATTAAACTATTAAAAAATTATGGGTTGATGCATCCAGATGCAGTTAAGCCAAGACCATTCTATGATTTAAGACAAATGTTGGAAGGGCCAGCATATTATTATTTCAAACAGACAGATGAAGTGGATCTTATTGATGTTATTGTTAGAGTAGCTATTGGAAAACACCGTGAATGGATTCATAATAGAAATATTAATTAATAAAAGATTCATGCCTAATTTTATTCAATTCGATAACAAAATCTGTTCGAATAATTTATCAATATATTTTTTTTTCGATTTATAAATATTTATTTTCATTGAATTTAAAAACTTTATTTGAGATTATTAAATTACTCAATGTTGTATTTTAAATAAAATAATTAATATACTATTATTATATTTCCAATTTTTTTTATCAAGGTGGTTTAATGGTTGACTGGGCTCAATTTAATGTAAAAAATGAAGGTAATGAATCTAAAGCTTTTGAAGAAATGATTTATCTTTTATTTTGTGCAAAATATGATAGAAAAGAAGGAATTTTTGGCTATTTTAATCAAAGAGGTATTGAAAAAAGACCCATTAAAGTGAATGATGAATGTATTGGTTTTCAAGCAAAATTTTATAAAACAAAATTGTCAGAACACACACCAGATTTAAAAAAATCAATTAGATGTGCAAAAAGAGATTATCCTAATATTTCTAAAATCGAATTTTATATAAATGTTGAATATGGCCAAGGCCGTAAAAATGGTAGTAATAAACCTCTTGAACAAATTAAAGTAGAAAAATATGCAAATGAAAGAGGTATAAAAATTAAATGGTATTTAAAGGGCCAATTGGATGTGATTTTATTCCAACCTGAAAACCAACGAATTCATGATAAATTTTTTGGTAAGGAAAAATCGTTTTTGGATTATATTGAAGAGTTGATTATTTATTCAAATTCTTTGTTTGATTATATTAAAGATGATATAAATCTTAATGAAGATATAATTAAAATTAGTAGGGATTCATATATAAATGAAATCGATGAAAAAATATCTAAAAATGATTGTTTGTTGATTAATGGAAATCCAGGATGCGGTAAATCTGCTTTAGCAAAAGAATTCTTAAAACAAGAAGATTGTCCTATTTTGATGTTCAAACCAGATGATTTTGATGTAGATCATATCCAATTCTTTTTTAATAGATTTAATTTGTCTTTAAATGACTTTAGGGAGTTTTTTAATGATTATGATGAAAAATTTATTTTAATAGATTCTGCTGAATTAATAGGTACTTTAAAAAATCAGATAGTCATTAATGAGTTTTTAAAATTGATGATTCAAGATTCTTGGAAAATTATTTTCACTTCTAGGATAAATTATTCTAATAGTTTAAAATTGAATCTAAAAGTAAATTTTAACTTTAAAGTAGATGAAATAAATTTAAAAGAATTATCAATAGAAGAGTTAAGTAATTTATTTGAAGAGAATAATTTAAAGTTGCCAGATAATTTTAAATTTAAAAATTCACTTCAAAATTTGTTTTATTTAAATGCATATTTGTCTAATATTGATAATATTGATTTAGATAATGAAAACGAAATTAAAGATGTATTATGGGAGTTGATAATTAAAAAATCACATTATGAATATGGAAATGCGCCTAATAAAAGAGAGGAGTGTTTTCTAAAATTCATTGAAAAAAGATCTATCAATCCTTACTTTAAATTTGACATTGACAGTACTTGTCAAGAAATATTAAATGATTTTCAAAGGGAAGGGATTATTAGTAACATTTCTGATAGGTATCATTTTTGCCATGATATCTATGAAGATTGGGGCATGGATAGAATAATTAATAAAACTTTTAATGAATCTAATGGAAATTATGAGATATTTTTTAAACAAATTAATGATTCGATTAAATTTAAAGTAGGTTATAGAAAATGGTTACTTTATCATTTAAATAATAATTATGAAAGTATTGTTGAATTTTTAGATTTTGTTATTCTGGATGGGCAATGTGAAGAATTATGGATTGATGAAACTATCTTTGCAGTCATGATTTCAAACAAATTTGAATTATTTTTGAAAAAATATAAATTTCAAATAGTAACTGATGACTATATTCTAAAAAGAATATTGTACTGGTTACAAACAATTTTTAGAAAAGAAAGTGATTCTGAATTTTTAAAATTGATAAAAGAACATACTAATAATATTATT
The Methanobrevibacter oralis genome window above contains:
- a CDS encoding phage major capsid protein, which gives rise to MLTKGNDSKVQNEVMAQIVADTSAKWMKFTRLLPKQEIEENSQYYTYMSQRVNIEEAIQSGVLGEAKDIAPGATLQELNIRKPISETISIDTIGGVLNVSAQMLDSNLISVNDMLQDVGILIGRSIERAAIDMIMNSSKVATYDFESGDDTGMTILKAQEKFKESAGSFTNLNSMAVSYKSLTTLKSDIFSSNRQVEPVELIKSYYVVDNIDILGTAVCDGGSEMGDKTYIGMNYINPGMKLLYSRTTGTTVAPLGPDGEMYDFYPLIEFMRKDIRDGLPMYTKLFILSSVWVLMNAPNRIIKGEFRA